Proteins encoded together in one Cryptomeria japonica unplaced genomic scaffold, Sugi_1.0 HiC_scaffold_18, whole genome shotgun sequence window:
- the LOC131029124 gene encoding putative leucine-rich repeat receptor-like serine/threonine-protein kinase At2g24130 isoform X1: protein MKMKMVCLLLFLLLVLPVSHSSPSNHSDEAALLSFKHSLFLDLYNSLFNWSPAHSFCNWTGVACSTRHQRVVSLNLTGMSLEGPISPFLGNLSFLRVLYLWNNSFEGQIPSQLGRLFRLRKLNLSKNKIEGFIPPTLGDCRSLQFLSLSFNNLSGKIPPELGLLSHLETLWLDVNPLITTIPSFIGNLTSLISLDMAQTGIHGSIPVELGMLTQLRLLSLNTNNLTGMIPTTLSNCTLIQILALYDNPLSGHIPWQFGKLSELQLLYLWGNNLTGKIPSSLFNCTQLQEVELATNELSGMVPMEFGKLLQLEWLDLARNHLVSEISGLSFLIALINCSNLESLDLSTNYLTGILPPSISQLSSQISYLALDSNKIEGIIPSGIGNLTKLTMLNLSSNYFSGTIPSTLSKLSNLETLYLDKNNLYGRIPKSLGYAKRLGLLSLSGNMISGKIPESLGDLPQLRYLVLHHNQLSGKIPASLGRCITLEKLDLAHNKLEGNLPHGWASFPNLQFYFNISSNFLQGSLLEVSKMVMVQAIDVSHNNFSGEILAPLSNCIELQYLNLSWNSFDGAIPASLKKLKNLQDIDLSNNNLSGAIPMDLQEMIMLQHINLSSNKLIGEVPKGGAFGVVDESAFLGNVGLCGSWIKLPSCSSSKHKQGSISKKVILPIVIGTTIFIMSFILVIFYMRHKKENTLELNIGPRIISFDELVDATGGFDQTNLLGVGSFGSVYRGILNDGTNIAVKVLNLEDENVLQSFNRECNVLKRVRHRNVIKIISTCSTSDFKALILPFMSNGSLERLLYPEGGDECRLKLNDRLRIAKEIAQGMEYLHHHCFVQVIHCDLKPNNVLLGDDVTPCIADFGIAKIIFGNSIDSLTFTSSLKGSIGYIAPEYGMGGNISTKGDVYSYGILLLELLTRRRPTDDIFVEGITLSKWASMNFPSRLTEVVDKNLLINVKENDIPLVLECLAQSIQVGLICTRELPQQCPNMMEVVKRLEKISSSFLGTPRDFQFPIDISPFLESTSGPKNTTGDSSSTS, encoded by the exons atgaagatgaagatggtttGTCTCCTGCTCTTCCTTTTATTGGTACTCCCTGTCTCACATTCCTCGCCTTCTAATCATTCTGATGAAGCAGCTCTTCTGTCTTTTAAGCATTCCCTCTTTCTTGACCTCTACAATTCCTTGTTCAATTGGTCTCCGGCTCACTCCTTCTGTAACTGGACAGGAGTTGCTTGTTCAACTCGTCATCAGCGCGTTGTTTCTTTGAATCTCACAGGTATGTCTTTAGAGGGTCCCATCTCTCCTTTCCTTggcaatctctcttttcttagggTACTTTATCTCTGGAATAACAGTTTTGAGGGTCAAATTCCTTCCCAATTAGGAAGGCTATTTCGTCTTAGAAAACTTAATTTgtctaaaaataaaatagaaggttTCATTCCACCCACTTTAGGAGATTGCCGTTCTTTACAATTTCTCAGTCTATCTTTTAACAATTTGAGTGGCAAAATTCCCCCTGAGCTTGGCCTTCTTTCACATTTAGAGACGCTTTGGTTAGATGTAAACCCGCTAATAACCACAATCCCATCTTTTATAGGAAATTTGACCTCGTTAATTAGCTTGGATATGGCACAAACTGGAATTCATGGTAGTATCCCCGTTGAATTGGGTATGCTTACTCAATTAAGACTTCTCTCTCTTAACACTAATAATTTGACAGGCATGATTCCCACCACTCTTTCTAATTGTACTCTTATTCAAATATTAGCATTATATGATAATCCATTAAGTGGCCACATTCCTTGGCAATTTGGCAAATTATCAGAGTTGCAATTGTTGTACTTGTGGGGAAATAACCTTACAGGAAAAATACCAAGCTCCCTGTTTAATTGTACACAACTTCAAGAAGTTGAATTAGCTACTAACGAACTAAGTGGCATGGTGCCCATGGAATTTGGCAAATTACTCCAGCTTGAATGGCTTGATTTAGCAAGAAATCATCTTGTGAGTGAAATTAGTGGCTTGTCTTTTCTAATAGCATTGATTAATTGCTCAAACCTAGAATCCTTAGATTTGTCTACTAATTATCTCACTGGAATTTTACCCCCTTCTATTAGTCAACTATCTAGCCAAATCTCATATTTGGCATTAGACTCCAATAAAATTGAGGGAATCATACCAAGTGGTATTGGGAACCTTACAAAGTTGACAATGCTAAACTTAAGCAGCAATTACTTTAGTGGGACTATTCCATCCACACTCAGCAAACTTTCAAATCTTGAGACATTGTATCTTGACAAAAACAACTTATATGGGAGAATTCCAAAAAGTTTGGGATATGCAAAAAGACTTGGTTTGTTATCTTTGAGTGGAAACATGATTTCAGGGAAAATTCCAGAGAGTCTTGGTGATCTTCCACAATTAAGATATCTtgttcttcatcacaatcaactatCAGGGAAAATACCTGCTAGTTTAGGGAGATGCATCACTTTAGAAAAGTTGGACTTGGCTCACAATAAACTGGAAGGAAATCTACCTCATGGATGGGCAAGTTTTCCAAATCTCcaattttatttcaatatttcaagCAATTTCTTACAAGGTTCTCTTCTAGAAGTGAGTAAAATGGTAATGGTCCAAGCTATAGATGTGTCTCACAACAACTTCTCAGGTGAGATTCTAGCTCCATTATCAAATTGCATAGAATTGCAATATTTGAATCTTTCATGGAATTCATTTGATGGTGCAATTCCAGCATcactcaaaaaattaaaaaatcttcaGGACATTGATCTCTCTAACAATAATTTGTCAGGTGCAATCCCAATGGATTTACAAGAAATGATAATGCTTCAACATATCAATCTCTCTTCAAATAAATTAATAGGAGAGGTTCCAAAGGGAGGAGCTTTTGGAGTAGTTGATGAGTCAGCATTTTTAGGAAATGTTGGCCTTTGTGGTAGTTGGATTAAATTGCCGTCATGCTCTAGTTCCAAACATAAGCAAGGCTCAATATCCAAAAAGGTAATATTACCTATTGTGATTGGCACTACAATCTTCATCATGTCTTTTATATTGGTAATTTTCTATATGAGACACAAAAAGGAGAATACACTTGAACTCAACATTGGGCCTAGAATAATTTCCTTTGATGAACTTGTGGATGCAACTGGTGGCTTTGATCAGACCAATCTATTAGGGGTTGGGAGTTTTGGATCTGTTTATAGAGGGATTCTCAATGATGGTACAAATATTGCTGTTAAAGTCCTCAATTTAGAAGATGAAAATGTTCTCCAAAGTTTTAATAGAGAATGTAATGTGTTAAAAAGAGTTAGGCACCGCAATGTCatcaaaatcatatcaacatgttcCACTAGTGATTTTAAAGCTTTGATTCTTCCATTCATGTCAAATGGAAGTTTAGAGAGATTGCTATATCCTGAGGGAGGAGATGAATGTCGATTAAAATTGAATGATCGATTAAGAATAGCAAAGGAGATAGCacaaggaatggaatatctacatCATCATTGCTTTGTGCAAGTCATTCATTGTGACCTAAAACCTAATAATGTGTTACTGGGGGATGATGTTACTCCATGTATAGCAGACTTTGGCATTGCTAAAATCATATTTGGGAATTCAATAGATTCATTGACTTTTACAAGTTCACTCAAGGGATCCATTGGCTACATTGCACCag aGTATGGAATGGGTGGAAATATCTCAACAAAAGGAGATGTATATAGCTATGGAATTCTACTTCTAGAGTTGTTGACAAGGAGGAGACCTACAGATGACATATTTGTAGAAGGTATCACTCTATCAAAATGGGCAAGCATGAATTTTCCAAGTAGACTAACAGAAGTGGTGGACAAAAACCTACTTATAAATGTTAAAGAAAATGATATACCATTGGTATTGGAATGCCTTGCCCAATCTATACAAGTGGGACTGATTTGCACAAGGGAGCTACCACAACAATGCCCAAATATGATGGAGGTAGTTAAGAGATTGGAAAAAATATCAAGTTCATTTCTTGGAACTCCTAGGGATTTCCAATTTCCTATAGATATTTCACCTTTTCTTGAGAGCACAAGTGGTCCAAAAAATACTACAGGAGATTCATCATCTACATCTTAG
- the LOC131029124 gene encoding putative leucine-rich repeat receptor-like serine/threonine-protein kinase At2g24130 isoform X2 — translation MSLEGPISPFLGNLSFLRVLYLWNNSFEGQIPSQLGRLFRLRKLNLSKNKIEGFIPPTLGDCRSLQFLSLSFNNLSGKIPPELGLLSHLETLWLDVNPLITTIPSFIGNLTSLISLDMAQTGIHGSIPVELGMLTQLRLLSLNTNNLTGMIPTTLSNCTLIQILALYDNPLSGHIPWQFGKLSELQLLYLWGNNLTGKIPSSLFNCTQLQEVELATNELSGMVPMEFGKLLQLEWLDLARNHLVSEISGLSFLIALINCSNLESLDLSTNYLTGILPPSISQLSSQISYLALDSNKIEGIIPSGIGNLTKLTMLNLSSNYFSGTIPSTLSKLSNLETLYLDKNNLYGRIPKSLGYAKRLGLLSLSGNMISGKIPESLGDLPQLRYLVLHHNQLSGKIPASLGRCITLEKLDLAHNKLEGNLPHGWASFPNLQFYFNISSNFLQGSLLEVSKMVMVQAIDVSHNNFSGEILAPLSNCIELQYLNLSWNSFDGAIPASLKKLKNLQDIDLSNNNLSGAIPMDLQEMIMLQHINLSSNKLIGEVPKGGAFGVVDESAFLGNVGLCGSWIKLPSCSSSKHKQGSISKKVILPIVIGTTIFIMSFILVIFYMRHKKENTLELNIGPRIISFDELVDATGGFDQTNLLGVGSFGSVYRGILNDGTNIAVKVLNLEDENVLQSFNRECNVLKRVRHRNVIKIISTCSTSDFKALILPFMSNGSLERLLYPEGGDECRLKLNDRLRIAKEIAQGMEYLHHHCFVQVIHCDLKPNNVLLGDDVTPCIADFGIAKIIFGNSIDSLTFTSSLKGSIGYIAPEYGMGGNISTKGDVYSYGILLLELLTRRRPTDDIFVEGITLSKWASMNFPSRLTEVVDKNLLINVKENDIPLVLECLAQSIQVGLICTRELPQQCPNMMEVVKRLEKISSSFLGTPRDFQFPIDISPFLESTSGPKNTTGDSSSTS, via the exons ATGTCTTTAGAGGGTCCCATCTCTCCTTTCCTTggcaatctctcttttcttagggTACTTTATCTCTGGAATAACAGTTTTGAGGGTCAAATTCCTTCCCAATTAGGAAGGCTATTTCGTCTTAGAAAACTTAATTTgtctaaaaataaaatagaaggttTCATTCCACCCACTTTAGGAGATTGCCGTTCTTTACAATTTCTCAGTCTATCTTTTAACAATTTGAGTGGCAAAATTCCCCCTGAGCTTGGCCTTCTTTCACATTTAGAGACGCTTTGGTTAGATGTAAACCCGCTAATAACCACAATCCCATCTTTTATAGGAAATTTGACCTCGTTAATTAGCTTGGATATGGCACAAACTGGAATTCATGGTAGTATCCCCGTTGAATTGGGTATGCTTACTCAATTAAGACTTCTCTCTCTTAACACTAATAATTTGACAGGCATGATTCCCACCACTCTTTCTAATTGTACTCTTATTCAAATATTAGCATTATATGATAATCCATTAAGTGGCCACATTCCTTGGCAATTTGGCAAATTATCAGAGTTGCAATTGTTGTACTTGTGGGGAAATAACCTTACAGGAAAAATACCAAGCTCCCTGTTTAATTGTACACAACTTCAAGAAGTTGAATTAGCTACTAACGAACTAAGTGGCATGGTGCCCATGGAATTTGGCAAATTACTCCAGCTTGAATGGCTTGATTTAGCAAGAAATCATCTTGTGAGTGAAATTAGTGGCTTGTCTTTTCTAATAGCATTGATTAATTGCTCAAACCTAGAATCCTTAGATTTGTCTACTAATTATCTCACTGGAATTTTACCCCCTTCTATTAGTCAACTATCTAGCCAAATCTCATATTTGGCATTAGACTCCAATAAAATTGAGGGAATCATACCAAGTGGTATTGGGAACCTTACAAAGTTGACAATGCTAAACTTAAGCAGCAATTACTTTAGTGGGACTATTCCATCCACACTCAGCAAACTTTCAAATCTTGAGACATTGTATCTTGACAAAAACAACTTATATGGGAGAATTCCAAAAAGTTTGGGATATGCAAAAAGACTTGGTTTGTTATCTTTGAGTGGAAACATGATTTCAGGGAAAATTCCAGAGAGTCTTGGTGATCTTCCACAATTAAGATATCTtgttcttcatcacaatcaactatCAGGGAAAATACCTGCTAGTTTAGGGAGATGCATCACTTTAGAAAAGTTGGACTTGGCTCACAATAAACTGGAAGGAAATCTACCTCATGGATGGGCAAGTTTTCCAAATCTCcaattttatttcaatatttcaagCAATTTCTTACAAGGTTCTCTTCTAGAAGTGAGTAAAATGGTAATGGTCCAAGCTATAGATGTGTCTCACAACAACTTCTCAGGTGAGATTCTAGCTCCATTATCAAATTGCATAGAATTGCAATATTTGAATCTTTCATGGAATTCATTTGATGGTGCAATTCCAGCATcactcaaaaaattaaaaaatcttcaGGACATTGATCTCTCTAACAATAATTTGTCAGGTGCAATCCCAATGGATTTACAAGAAATGATAATGCTTCAACATATCAATCTCTCTTCAAATAAATTAATAGGAGAGGTTCCAAAGGGAGGAGCTTTTGGAGTAGTTGATGAGTCAGCATTTTTAGGAAATGTTGGCCTTTGTGGTAGTTGGATTAAATTGCCGTCATGCTCTAGTTCCAAACATAAGCAAGGCTCAATATCCAAAAAGGTAATATTACCTATTGTGATTGGCACTACAATCTTCATCATGTCTTTTATATTGGTAATTTTCTATATGAGACACAAAAAGGAGAATACACTTGAACTCAACATTGGGCCTAGAATAATTTCCTTTGATGAACTTGTGGATGCAACTGGTGGCTTTGATCAGACCAATCTATTAGGGGTTGGGAGTTTTGGATCTGTTTATAGAGGGATTCTCAATGATGGTACAAATATTGCTGTTAAAGTCCTCAATTTAGAAGATGAAAATGTTCTCCAAAGTTTTAATAGAGAATGTAATGTGTTAAAAAGAGTTAGGCACCGCAATGTCatcaaaatcatatcaacatgttcCACTAGTGATTTTAAAGCTTTGATTCTTCCATTCATGTCAAATGGAAGTTTAGAGAGATTGCTATATCCTGAGGGAGGAGATGAATGTCGATTAAAATTGAATGATCGATTAAGAATAGCAAAGGAGATAGCacaaggaatggaatatctacatCATCATTGCTTTGTGCAAGTCATTCATTGTGACCTAAAACCTAATAATGTGTTACTGGGGGATGATGTTACTCCATGTATAGCAGACTTTGGCATTGCTAAAATCATATTTGGGAATTCAATAGATTCATTGACTTTTACAAGTTCACTCAAGGGATCCATTGGCTACATTGCACCag aGTATGGAATGGGTGGAAATATCTCAACAAAAGGAGATGTATATAGCTATGGAATTCTACTTCTAGAGTTGTTGACAAGGAGGAGACCTACAGATGACATATTTGTAGAAGGTATCACTCTATCAAAATGGGCAAGCATGAATTTTCCAAGTAGACTAACAGAAGTGGTGGACAAAAACCTACTTATAAATGTTAAAGAAAATGATATACCATTGGTATTGGAATGCCTTGCCCAATCTATACAAGTGGGACTGATTTGCACAAGGGAGCTACCACAACAATGCCCAAATATGATGGAGGTAGTTAAGAGATTGGAAAAAATATCAAGTTCATTTCTTGGAACTCCTAGGGATTTCCAATTTCCTATAGATATTTCACCTTTTCTTGAGAGCACAAGTGGTCCAAAAAATACTACAGGAGATTCATCATCTACATCTTAG